One window of Campylobacter sp. RM12651 genomic DNA carries:
- a CDS encoding NYN domain-containing protein has product MKRKVAILVDGEFYIKMYCQFFKVRTQDLDYKTLAKALQIHCMKHIDKDFEMLYRIYFYDCKPLMKKCHNPISKKSIDLSNSPVAELRNNLHKEIINLPCFALRFGYLDEKNAKWQINSDKYDDLLKGKIQFDDIGADDLHYKAKQKGIDMKIGLDVAHLSYKKLVDTIVLISGDSDFVPAAKLARKEGLHFVLDPMHMKIREDLAEHIDYLKTTLPRKKS; this is encoded by the coding sequence ATGAAAAGAAAAGTTGCAATATTAGTTGATGGTGAGTTTTATATCAAAATGTATTGTCAATTTTTTAAAGTAAGAACTCAAGATTTGGATTACAAGACACTAGCAAAAGCCTTGCAAATACATTGTATGAAGCATATTGATAAGGACTTTGAAATGCTTTATAGAATATATTTTTATGATTGTAAGCCGCTTATGAAAAAATGCCATAATCCAATAAGTAAAAAATCTATTGATTTATCAAATAGTCCTGTAGCTGAACTAAGAAATAACCTTCACAAAGAAATTATAAATTTACCTTGTTTTGCACTTAGGTTTGGATATTTAGATGAAAAAAATGCAAAATGGCAAATTAATAGCGATAAATATGATGATTTATTAAAGGGTAAAATACAATTTGATGATATTGGTGCTGATGACTTACATTATAAAGCAAAACAAAAGGGTATTGATATGAAAATAGGTTTAGATGTTGCTCATTTAAGCTATAAAAAATTGGTGGATACAATAGTGTTAATTTCTGGAGACAGTGATTTTGTCCCTGCTGCTAAATTAGCTAGAAAAGAAGGGCTTCATTTTGTGCTTGATCCAATGCATATGAAAATAAGAGAAGATTTAGCAGAACATATTGATTATCTAAAAACAACGCTACCGAGAAAAAAGTCTTAA